In one window of Mus pahari chromosome 3, PAHARI_EIJ_v1.1, whole genome shotgun sequence DNA:
- the C3H20orf85 gene encoding uncharacterized protein C20orf85 homolog, giving the protein MAQKPLSTTAAERMNLVAQDEIWKYRLRAESEAQQNWPAKWGYLTTSMKELLEGEEGPQTPKTKIELPSHFYVRPVSPMDKHIKILPSPPVPKTTQGFIGWRSGVPALYCLEKYSEVCSCKGAYARELCWPEQGVH; this is encoded by the exons ATGGCGCAGAAACCGCTCAGCACCACGGCCGCAGAGCGCATGAACCTTGTGGCCCAGGACGAGATCTG gaaatATCGCCTGAGGGCCGAAAGTGAAGCCCAGCAAAACTGGCCAGCCAAGTGGGGCTATTTAACAACTTCCATGAAAGAG CTGCTTGAGGGTGAAGAGGGGCCACAAACCCCAAAGACCAAGATTGAGCTGCCTAGCCACTTCTATGTTCGTCCAGTGAGCCCCATGGATAAACACATCAAG ATTCTCCCATCGCCCCCAGTCCCAAAGACCACCCAGGGCTTCATCGGATGGCGATCTGGGGTGCCAGCCCTGTACTGCTTGGAGAAGTACTCAGAGGTTTGCAGCTGCAAAGGGGCTTATGCCCGAGAGCTATGCTGGCCTGAGCAAGGTGTGCATTGA